The following nucleotide sequence is from Tolumonas lignilytica.
TCGGAGAAAAACTCGTCATAGGCTCCCCAATAGAAAAGGGGCAGCGAATTATAGAGATAACCGCTGCCCCACACAACCGATAATATTAAACTTTTTCGACTTGACTAAAATCGAGCTCAACAGGTGTGGCACGACCAAAAATCAACACTGAAACTTTCAGACGGCTCTTATCGTAATCTACTTCTTCAACAGTACCATTGAAGTCGGCAAATGGACCATCAGATACACGAATAACTTCACCTGGTTCAAAGAGCGTTTTATGTTTTGGCTTATCAACAGACTCTTGCAGACGATTCAGAATCGCATCCGCCTCTTTGTCAGTGATAGGCGCCGGACGGTCAGATGTGCCGCCAATAAAGCCCATGACACGAGGTACATTACGCACCAAATGCCATGTAGCATCATTCATAATCATTTGCACCAGGACATAACCTGGAAAAAATTTACGTTCGCTTTTACGCTTTTGCCCTGCACGCATTTCAACGACTTCTTCGGTAGGAACTAAAACCTCACCGAACAGATCTTCCATACCGTGCATTTTGATATGTTCTTTAAGCGATTTGGCAACACGACCTTCAAAACCGGAAAAGGCCTGCACAACATACCAACGCATACGTTGTTCTGACATTGCTTACCCCTTCATTCCGGTAATAGATTGAACCAACCAAATTAGGGCGCCATCGATTAAGAATAAGAATAAGCCCATAACGGCGGTAAATGCAAAAATGATCAGGGTTGTCTGAATAGTTTCCTGGCGAGTAGGCCACACCACTTTACGGACTTCCTTGATGGATTCACGACTAAAAGTCAGCAGTGCTTTACCCTGTATCGTCTGCAATGAAGTCACCGCTGCTGCTGCAAAAGCAATTACAACTGCGACAATACGGATCACTAATGATTTATCAGCAAAAACTGAATTACCAACCACCGCAGCCGCCAGAAGAATGAAAACCAGCCCCCACAATGCGACGTTTTTACTTTTGTTGCGGTTCTGGCTCTCAACATTCACACTCATACAATCTACCTGTATTCGTTTTCAGTGCATTAAACCCGCGAGCTCGCGCGGTATTTGGCAGGGGCGGAGGGATTCGAACCCCCAACCATCGGTTTTGGAGACCGCTGTTCTACCAATTGGAACTACGCCCCTAAGATAACAAAGCCCCGATTATAGGGGCTTTGTTTATATTTGTAACCGAAAGAATTACTCGATTACTTTAGCAACAACACCCGCGCCTACGGTACGACCGCCTTCACGGATTGCAAAACGCAAACCTTCATCCATCGCGATTGGGTGGATCAGGGTGACTACCATCTTGATGTTGTCGCCTGGCATTACCATCTCTACGCCTTCTGGCAGTTCGATAGTTCCGGTCACGTCAGTTGTACGGAAGTAGAACTGTGGACGATAGCCTTTGAAGAATGGAGTGTGACGACCACCTTCTTCTTTTGACAGTACGTATACTTCTGATTCAAATTTGGTGTGCGGAGTGATAGTACCTGGTTTAGCCAGCACCTGACCACGCTCTACGTCGTCAC
It contains:
- the nusG gene encoding transcription termination/antitermination protein NusG, which gives rise to MRWYVVQAFSGFEGRVAKSLKEHIKMHGMEDLFGEVLVPTEEVVEMRAGQKRKSERKFFPGYVLVQMIMNDATWHLVRNVPRVMGFIGGTSDRPAPITDKEADAILNRLQESVDKPKHKTLFEPGEVIRVSDGPFADFNGTVEEVDYDKSRLKVSVLIFGRATPVELDFSQVEKV
- the secE gene encoding preprotein translocase subunit SecE → MNVESQNRNKSKNVALWGLVFILLAAAVVGNSVFADKSLVIRIVAVVIAFAAAAVTSLQTIQGKALLTFSRESIKEVRKVVWPTRQETIQTTLIIFAFTAVMGLFLFLIDGALIWLVQSITGMKG